In Leisingera sp. NJS204, the DNA window GGGGAGGACAGCTTTGTCGGCATGGCAGCCGCCGTGAACAAGAGCTTTGACACACCGGGCCAGATCCTGAACGGCAACCCGGCCGAGCCTGCAAAAGTTTCCTCCTACCGTTATTTCCGGATCAAACAGTAAGATGGGCTGGGTTAAGAAAGGGCTGGTATTTGCCCCGGACGGAAGCCAGGACTGGGCCAGGCATTCCTTTATGACACCCTGCCCCTGGCAGCGGGACGCGGACACCATCCGTCTGTTCGGCGGGATGCGGGATGATCAGGGGATCAGCCGGATTGGCTGGGTGGACGTCGATGCCTCCGACCCCCTGCAGGTCAAGGCTGTGTCCGAACAGCCGGCGATCGGGCTGGGGGCGCCAGGCATGTTCGATGACAACGGCATGATCCTGGGTGATGTGCTGGAGGTCGCAGAGGATGAGCTGCGGCTGTACTATGTCGGGTTTCAGCTGGTGGAAAAAGCCAAGTTCCTGGCCTTCAGCGGGCTGGCCATCAGCCGCGACCGGGGCGACAGTTTCGAACGGGTGCAGCAGACACCGGTCATCGACCGCTGCCCCGAAGGTGCCTTCATCGGTGCGCTTCATTCTATCGCCACGCTTCCCGATGGCTCCTACCGGGCTTGGATTTCCCGCGGCTTTGGCTGGCAGGACATCGGCGGCCGGCTGTTCCCGCAATATGACTGCTGGACGCTGACCAGCGAAGACGGCGTGCGCTTTGACAACGCAACCGCGCAGCGGATCATCCCCCCTGCCCCGGAGGAATACCGCATCGGCCGCCCGCGTGCGAACCAGCTGCCGGACGGATCATGGGAGTTGCGCGCGACCTCCGACACTCTGTCAAAGCAATATGCCAGCTTCCGGTTCACTTCTCCTGACGGGGTTAGCTTTGCCCGGACCAGTGACGAGGAACTGCCGCGCGGCACTGCAGGTTCCTGGGACGGCGAGATGACCTGTTATCCGGCACGGATCGACACCACCCAGGGCCGCAGCTTTCTGTTTTACAACGGCAACAACATGGGCGCGACCGGCGTGGGTGTTGCCATGCTTGAGGATTGACCCGTGGCGATTGAGGTACAGCGCTACGCAGCTGAAAACGCCAGCCACTGGGACGATTTCCTGAAGGTATCGAAAAACGGCACCTTTCTGCTGCAGCGCGGGTTCATGGACTATCACGCCGACCGGTTTCAGGATCATTCTTTGATGATCCATGAAGACGGCAAGCTGCTGGCGGTGCTGCCGGCCAATGCCGATGGCACGGTGCTGAATTCCCATGGCGGGCTGACCTATGGCGGGGTCATTTCCGGCACCAAGATGAGTGCGGAGCGCATGCTTATGGTTTTTGACGCGCTTGCCGCCTATCTGCGCCCCGCCGGGTTCACCGAAGTGAACTACAAAGCCATCCCCTATATCTATCACCGCCAGCCGGCCGATGAAGACATCTATGCGCTGTTCCGGCAAGGTGCGCAGGTTGTACGCACGGATGTGTCAGCCACCATCGCAGTACCGCACCGCCTGCCCTTTGGCAGCGGCAAAAAAGACGGGCTGCGCAAGGCGCGCAAGGCCGGTCTGGAAATCCGCGAAAGCACCGATTGGAGCGCCTGCTGGGCTTTGCTTACCCAAGTTCTGGACGACCGGCATAATGCGCGGCCTGTGCATAGCGAGGCGGAGATCCAGCTGCTTGCGGGCCGTTTTCCTGATCGGGTCCGGATGTTCGGCGCCTTTGACAGTGATCAGATGATCTCCGCCCTGGTGATCTTTGACTGCGGCCAGACCGTGCATGTGCAATATATCGCCTCGTCTGCCCCAGGCCGGCAGAATGGCGGTGTCGACATGATCGTCCACCACTTGCTGGACGCTGTTTTCACCGGCAGGACATGGTTTGACTTTGGCATATCCACCACTGATCAGGGGCGGGAACTGAATACCGGCCTGGCCCGGCAGAAAGAGATGTTCGGCGCCCGCAGCACGGTGTATCAGCAGTACCGCTGGCAACTCACCTGACGAACGCTTCTGCCGTCCGGACCTCTGACAGAGGAGGCGGCCGGCGGAACAAAAGGACAAGCAATGACACAGACCCCCGCCGCCAGTTTCATCCTGCTGTCCTATTGCCAGGAAGACACTATCGCCGAAGCGGTGCAGTCCTTGCTGGACCAGAATTGCGAACCGATCGAGATCATCATCTCGGATGATGCCTCCGCCGACGGAACGTTTGAGAAGATCAAGCAGCTGGCCGGCACCTATTCCGGTCCGCACAGGATTGTGGCCCGGCGGAACGAAAGCAATATGGGCGTCAATCGGCATATCGAACATGCTATCTCCCTCGCCACTTCCGACCTGATGATCTGGACCGCCGGCGATGACCGCAATGCCCCCAACCGTGCACAGCGGGTTATCGACAGCCACCGGGAAACCGGCGCCAAACTGCTCTATTCGGATGCGGAAACCGTCGGCCCGGACGGAGAACCCGGCGAGAACGCCTACCGCCGCGCCCTGTTCTACAAGGACTTCAGCACCGAGGATGCGGCCACCGCCTTTTCGCTCTACCTGGGGGCAACTGCTGCATGGCACAAAGACCTCTATCGCAAATACGGCGGCTTTCCCAAAGACCGTGCCTATGAGGATCTGATCCTCGGCTTCCGCGCCCTGCTGGAGGACGGCCTGCACTATATTCCCGAGAAGCTGGTGACCTACAAAGAAGACGTCGGCATCTCAGCCCAGCTGACCAAGAAGATCAGCACTCTGACCAATCAGGAGCGCCGGACAAGGATGCTGAAAGGGCAACTGGCCGTCTTGGAGCAGCGACTTGCGGATGCCAGAACCTTTGGCCTAGCGGAAAATTCGCCGGTTGTCAGGAAGATGACACAAGCAGCCGGCAAGATCCATGCCCGGTTGGATTTCTATGACGGTATCGGCGCCGTGCTGGCCAGCCGGCACTATGGCTGGGGGGCAAAGCTGCAGGGCATCGCCAGCGAAGGCATGCGCAGGCTGCGCAACAGGTAACGGGGCAGGCCCAAAACGCCGGCCAGCGGGCAGGCCGCAGTTTGTCAGGCTTGCAGCCTCCAGGGATCTTCCTGTTCCAGACTACCTGAAACCGCCTCCGACTCTGTATTTGTCCTGAAGGCGCCGATGGCCCCGGCCATGGCCTGCGCTTCTTTGGACAGACCCAGGCTTGAGGAGGTGACCTCTTCGAACAGGGCCGCATTGCGGGTGGTGGCATCGTCAAGATTTGACATTGCCGAATTGATTTCCTGCAGGCTGCCGGATTGCTCTGAAGAGGCCTGGGAGATAGTTTTCATCAGATCTGCTGCGCTGTCGACAGAGGCGGAGATTTCACCAATTGCCGTGCGGGTCTGTTCAACCAGATCCGCACCAAGTTCGACATTCTGGCCGGCTTCATCCACCAGAGCCGAAATTTCAGTCGCAGCTTCTTTCGACCGGTGCGCCAAGGTCCGCACTTCCGAGGCCACCACCGCAAAGCCCTTGCCAACAGTGCCGGCACGTGCCGCCTCGACCCCGGCATTCAACGCCAGAAGGTTGGTCTGCTGGGCAATCGCCTCGATCATGCCGATGATCCGTGAGATTTTGTCTGAGCTTTCCTTGATTGCTTCCATTGCGCCGTAAGTCCGCTTCACCACCTCAATACTGGCGCTGGCATTCTCGCGTGCCGCTTCAACAGAGGCTGATGCCTCCCCCGAGGCCTGGGCGGTGCCGGTAATGGAAACCGAGAGCTGGTTCACGGCAGCAGCCGTGCCTGCCAGTGTCTGCGCAGTACGCTCCGAGCGTTCGGACAAATCGCGGGAGGCCGAAGAGATTTCGGTGCTGCCGCCGGCAATCGACTGGCCGCTGGTGCTAAGGCTGCTGACCGACGCCTCCAGTTTTTCCAGCGCCGCATTGAAATCATCCCGCAGCTTGGTATAGCCCTCGCCCATTTCCCCGTGGATCCGGGCTGTCAGATCGCCCTGCGACAGCTGCTCCAGACCCTCGCCAATGGCCGTCACTGCCGCCGTCTGCTCTGCCAGGCGGGCGTCACGTTCCGCATCCGCTGCGGCCTCGACTTCTGCTTTCTCCACCAGCCCGTCGCGAAACACCGAGAGCGCCGTGGCAATCCGGAAGATTTCATCACTCGACCGGTCGTACCCTGTTACCGGGCGCAGATTGCCGGCAGCCAGCCGCTCGGTTGTGCCGCTGATATCAGCCAGAGGGTGCAGGATAAGGATCCGGGTCAAAAACAGAGACGCCAGGAAGACACCGGCAGCCACAGCCGCCAGGATTTGCAGCTGTTGCTGCGCTGCCTTCACCTCAGCCGCAAGACCGTCGGCAATGGACGCGATTTCCAGCCGGCTTTCGGCCCCAAGACTGGTTGCGTGATGTGCAAATTCCAGCACCGCATCCACAGTAGCTTGCGACGCCGCAGCAGCCGCAGCTGTGGCCTCCAGCGACGCCACCTTGAAGACCGGCAATCCCTCCGACGGATCGGCCAGGCCAACCAGGTCCTTAAGCTCCTGCGCAAATACCCCGTTATTGAAACCGGCATAACCCTGCAGCGCCTTGGCAGCGTCCTGAAGCGGGGCAGCAGCGGCATCTGCGGCATCAATATCATGCGCAGCCGCCACATCCAGCGCCGCCACCTGGAAGGCGCTGATCCAGCCATTGATCTCCAGCAGCTGCTGCAGCACGCCGACCTGGTTGTCCAGCAGCCCCTGGATCGCCGACCGGTTATCAGAGCTGGCCTGGGTTGCCGCAACAGACAGGGTGAACACCATACGCTCCATCGCCTGGGTCAGCGGGCGCACGCTGGCATTGCGGGCGCTCAGAACTTCCTTGCGGCTGTCCTTCAGCTCCTTGCGGCTAGCGGTAAGGGTATAGCGGAACAGCTCCACACCCGCGCGGACCTTTTTGGCCCTGAATGTATCCAGGCCCAGCTCTTCCAGCCGCCCCATGACCGGCTCCAGCCGGCTCAAAGCGTCATTCGCCATTTTCTTGAGCGCCCGCTTGGTGGGCACGTCGCGCACGTGGCCCAGCGCCAGTGCCGCACCGGACAAAATGCTGATATCAGCGCGGGCTTCCAGCAGCGTTTGCAAGCTGCCGAACTGTTGCTCAACCAGGTTTTTGAGGACCTCATCAACCTGGCCGATTGTGTCTTCGCCGCCTGCCATCAAACTGTCGCTGGCCTCCGACGCGACCTGCACAAGCTTTTCCTGCACCGTTTGGCTAAGAGTCTGCAGGCTGCCGGTCTGGGAGTCGATCCAGGCCTGGTTTCGAAAGGCGCTTTTGCGGGCCGCGATCAGATTGCTGAGCATTTCGGAGGCCGCGTCCGCCTCCGGCCTAAACATGGCCCGCTCTGCCGCAGGCAGTTCAGCCAGGCTGTTTTCAAGATGCGCAATCGCTGCAACCGCCTCAGTCTCGGCCTGGACCAGCTCGTCAACTGATCCAGCTTGCAAGACCGCGATCATCGCATCCTTTGCCCGGCTTCCCGCCTTGACAAGACGGCCGCTCAGCTCCAGCCGGGGCACCTTCTGTTCCGTCAAAACCTCCATTTGGCGGCCGGTCTGGGAAAAGACCAGCGTAACCATGACACCGCCAACAGCAATAGCAGCCCCCATTGCCATCAGGATCAGCGTGATTTTTGCGCCAATGCTGGAGAACAATCGGAAACCGCGCTTGGCGGGAAGTTTTTTCTTTGCAGTCATAGTATCACCCAAGGCATCCGCCCATATTCCGTGCCAAGACCGGACTAGCAGCCGGCCTCACCGCCGTTATCGGCCGGTCAGGCATTCAATGGTGCAGGACCGCTGCCGCACAGCTGCCCGCATCTCCCAAACAAAAGGGACGCAAGAATGTAAAAAAAATATGAGCGGTAATCGGGAAATCTGTTGAATTTTATCGACCGGCAGTGAAAGCAGCCCGCTGCAAAGGCCGCTTCAACACTACCGGTCAGATCTCTCCGGAGAGACGGCGCGCCGCGTGCAGGGGCAAATTTGTGGTTTCGGTAACAGGCCGGTAACCGGAAAGCGGATCAAATATATGCCGGATCTGCCCGCCCTCGCGGCACGTGGTCAGCAACACCGGACGGCCATTCACCTGCTGGCCCGAGACAGTAACCGGCAAGGTGCCTGTCAACCAGCCGCCATAGCTGACGGCCCCGCTGCCGCTGCGGATGACAATCTCGAAGTAGTCCAGCGCTGCCATTCTGAAGATCAGATCCGGCACCTCGCTTGGCCCGCCGCCCAGATGCTCAACCGTCAGATCGGCACCGATAAGGTTTTGCACCGAATAACCCCAGCGGTGCATGAAATCCTCAACAACGTCCAGGATCTCTTGCGTCCGCTCCTCTGGCTGCACGCCCGGGCCGTATTCCGAAAACCGGCGTTCGAAAGACAGATTTTCTGGCACTCCGCCTCCTAGACCTTGGTTCAGGGCCAAACTGCCCGATTTGCTGCTGGTTCCGGCAAAGCCTAGCACGCACAACTGCTTCCTGCACAAAAGATATTTTTGAAATACAAGTTACACAGCGTCACCGTGGCTTTTGCACAATCGCTTGACCGGCTATTCCGGTACGCCCGCCTGCCGCAAGGCAGAAGCCCATTCCTGCCCCGCCGGGCTCATCGCTGCAGGATTGTCGCGCTGGAACTGCGACAGGCAGAACTCCGGCGCGGCCTCAAGCAGTTTTTGGACTGTGCTGCGGGCTTCAGCACCCCGTCCGGACATTTGCAGGGCGATCGCCTTGGACCGCAGCGGCACCGGAAAGGCGCCCTTGGCTTCAAGCGACCGCTCGGAAAGTTCAATGGCACGGGCAAAGTTGCGGGCAGACAGATACGCCAGCGCCGAGAGCGCATCAAAATAGTACCGCTGCGGTCCTAAAGGCGTCAGCCGCCGGGCCGCGTCGGTCATTTGCACCGCCTCATCCGGCATGTCCTGATAGGCCAGCGTCGCCCCTTTCAAAAGCAGCGCCAGCGCTTCGTTGGGATTGTCGCGCAGCGCCAGGTCATAGGCGTCTTGTGCCAGATCGAAGCGGAACGTCAGATGGCTGGAGATAAGCCCCTTAAGCGTATGAGCCAATGAGAAACCAGGTGCAGCTTCGATGGCGGCCTCTGCCATCCGGCTGGCCAGGCGGCTGTCCTCTCCACGGTTCGGAGACAAGCCCTTTTCAACCCGCATCACATGCCAGAATCCCATCCAGGTCAGCGGCAGCACATGTTTTGGCTCCCGTTCAAGCAGATGCGACAGGATTTCATGTGCTTGCTGGAATTTGCGCGCGTCCATTTCCTGCATCAGCGAAATCGCCGCCATCAACAGGGTATGGCTTTCCAGGGTGGACAGCGGCTTGAAGCCCGCCAGCCGGACAGCTTCGCCCGCAGCGGTCTGTCCGATTTGCTGGGTGGCATTGCGCAGCACAGCACTGCGGCCCTCCATCAGGCTGCCTTTGCTGCCCTCGAAACTGCGCGACCAGATTACTTTTTCGCGGACTGCATCATGCAGATCGATCTCAACCCGGAACCGGTTGCCGTCGCAGCTGACGGTGCCCGACACCAAGTAATCCACGCCCGCGACCGAAGACACTTCGGCTGGACGCACTGTTTCCGGATCAAACTGGCGCGAGGCCAGATAGGAGGTGACCGAAAACGCCCAGCTGCGCGACAAGTACCGTGACAATTCTTCAGACATCAGCGATCCCAGCGGCACAACCGCGTCGCCAGGGGCACGATGCACAAAAGGCAGCACCGCAATCGAAGGCAGCAGCCCATCCAGGATTACACGGCCCGGCGATGTTCCTGCTTGCGGTCCAGGCCGGGCAGCACCACGGGCGAACTCCGCCCGGGCTTCGTTCAGCCAAGCGTTAAAAGCGGTCTCATGAGGCAGTTCAAACCCTTCCATGAAAACCGCATTGCCTGCGCAACTGTCCAACTCCACCCGGGTCAGGTCGAGGATAACCCGCTCCCGGTTTGCATACAGCAGCTTGGCCGCTTCGGGACCCAGATGCCGGCGCAGCGTCGACAAGGCTGTCCGCAGGCTTGCCTTTGCCTGTTCGGGCTGTGCCAGGCACCACAAGGTCTTCTCCAGAAACGCCCGCGTGCGGATCCCGCCATCAGCTGAGGACAAAAGCGCCAGCAGCGCCTGATGTTTCGCCCCAAGCTGAACATTGGTTCCATCTGCGTGAAAGACGCCAAACGCGCCAAACCGACATATCTTCAGAAGGACAGTCATCCGTAAACCCCACAAAAATCCGCGTCGCACTTGAAATTAAAGTAACGTTACATTGCATTGCCGCAATATGTTTTGCAATTACTGATTGCATTAACTTCGCAATTCATTTCAAAAGCAACGCCTGACAACCTTCGGGCATATCTGAGGGCGATCATAACTGTGCACACGACATGGCACCGCAAACTGACCACAGGCAGCAGCCTGTTTTAGTGCAGCTGAGCAGGTCCTTCGCAACAACCATGACCTGATCTGCTAAAAAGAACAACCACACACGCAAAAACTGTAATTCATTATCTAATTGGAACAACGGGACTGACTGCCAGTATCGATTTTCAATCCTTCAACCCTCGGCCTGTGTTGTTTTGATACCTGCCCCTAAACCGCTGGCACAAAGCGGTAGCCGCTGCCAATGCGCTCTGCCCGCCCGATACCGCCGCCAGGCAGATGATAGCCGATCAGCTGCATTTGCTCGGCGGCAAGCCGGTCCAGCAAACGCATACGTGTCGCAGCAGCCGTTTGCGGCTCCTGGTCGGCACCAACCGGCCTGCCAGGGTCAGCAAAGCTCACATGATGATTACCCACTGCATCCCCTAGAACCAGGACACTGTTACTGCCATCCCGGACTTCAAATGACATATGCCCCGGCGTGTGGCCTGGCGTGGCATGAGCTGCGACACCCGGCAGGATCTCCTCGCCGTCCCGGAAAAGCTGCACCTTGTCTTCCAACTGCTCCATCCGGCGCCGGGCCCCAATGGCCATGGCTGTCCTGTTGCTGCCGATACTGTCTGCAGTCTCCGGGTCGAACCAGTAATCCCATTCTCCCTGCCCCATCAGATAGGCCGCGCCAGGGAACAGCAGATCGTCAAAATCATCCAGCACCCCCCACAGGTGATCCGGATGGCAATGTGTAAAGACCACGTGCGTCACCTCGTCAGGAGTGACGCCAAGAACATCCAGCGCGCCAGACAGATTTCCCGCACTATCCTGAAACCCCGGCCCAGCGCCGGCATCGAACAGGACAACTCTGCCTTCTTCGCGCAGCAGCGTTACATTCACCTCCGGCGTCAGCGGCCCGGCTGCAAGCCCGTACTGCTCCAACGCCTGCTGCAAAGCGTCCGGTTCAAGCCCGTCAAACAGAAACTCCGGCGGCAGAGTGAGATACCCGTCTGAAACTGTCTCAATCCGCTTGTTGCCCAAATTGATCCGCGCCGAAGCCCAGCCGGGAACAGCAGCAGCAGCCAGCCCCGCTGCAGCCGACAAGCCAAATTCACGCCTGGTGAACCCCATACCGTTTCCTTTCCCTATCGCCGCGCAATCAAATGCATAAATATTGTTTGATGAATATTACTTCATCACGGCACTAAGGGAAACACTCGGCGATGCCGCAACCCGGCATGCCGGAGTACTGGCGGCACCTAGGCCAGCCCCTGCGCGGTGCAAGCCCTGCGCAGGGCCGCACAAAACCGCTGTGCGGCGGCCGAAAGCCGGTGCTCCCGCCGGACACACAGACCCACGGGGCCAAGGGTGCTGTCCGTATTCAAGGGCAACACTGCCATGCTGCCAGCCTCCAGCTCCGGCCGCACCACACCGTGGCTGATGATCCAGATCGCCTGATGCGCCAGGACAAAGCGCCTTCCGAATGTGGCGGAAACGGTTTCGATCGGAAACCTGGGCAGTGCCAGCCCCTGCTCAAGAAACATCCGCTCGACCATCGGCCGGATTATCGATCCTTCAGACGGCATCAGCACCGGGTAGTCCTCAAATGCTGTAGGCGGCACATGCACGGCGCCGGCCAAAGGATGGTCCCGCGCGACAACAACGGCCACCCGCTCGCGGTACAGCGGGTCGAACTCCACACCCGCCATGGCTTCCGGCGCAGGCATCCTGCCAACCACCAAATCAAGCCCGCCGCGGCGCAGCTGGTCGATCAGGTACTGATTGCCCCCGGACATTACCATGAACCGCCCCGGCGCGCCGCCGCCGCGCAGTTGCGCCAGCGTGTCAGGGACCAGATCGGCGGCGACAGTGGGCAGTGCGCCAATGGAAACCAGCGGTCCATCTGCCGCGTCCAGGCCGCGCAACAGCGCCACCCCGTCGCGAGCCAGCGCCAGGCTGCGCCCGGCATGGTCCCGGAACAGCTCGCCATACCCGCTGAGCCGGATACCGCGGCCATGCTTTTCGACCAACGGCTTGCCGCAAACTTCCTCCAGTTCGCGCAGTGCCCGTGTCACCGCGGGCTGGGTCATGCCCAAGGCCGCGGCCGCCTGGGTGACGCTCATCTTGCGGGCCACCTCTACGAAGACCTCAAGATGGCGCAGTTTCAATGAAGACGATAGCCGCATATCACTCCGGTTATGATTACATGTATGTTTCAAGATTATACAGATCAGCTCCGGTATGCGATACTTTATCCAGCACGGGGAGACCAGGATGACGCAGCAGAACCGGTACAGCCAAGGCATGCAAATCAGGCGCAAGGTGCTTGGCGATGCCCATGTGGAGCGCGCCGAAGCTGCCAAAACCGCGCTGGACGCCCCCTTTCAGGAGCTGATCACCGAAGCTGCCTGGGGCACGGTCTGGGCCTCTGACCGGATTTCGCTGCGGGAACGGTCCATGCTGACACTGGCACTGCTGGCTGCCACTGGGAATTTCGACGAGATTCCGATGCACATCCGCGCCACCGCCCGCACCGGCGCCAGCCAGGAAGATGTGCTGGAGGCCTTCCAGCATGCGGCCATCTATGCCGGGGTGCCGTGCGCGAACCGTGCCCTGAAGCTGGCCAAGCAAACCTATGCAGAAATGGAAAGCGAGGGAGGGGAAACCCCATGACCAAGCCGCAACCCGGGGAGTTCTACCAGAGGGACCGCCGATGGCACCCGCCTGCCCTGTCGCGGGACTACAAAACCTCGGTCACCCGCGCGCCGCAATACCCGCTGATCAGCCTGGAAAACACCGCCAGCGAGATCACCGGCCCGGCGTTTGGCCACAACGACATCGCCGCTACCGACAATGACCTGCTGGCCAACTTTGCCCAGCCCGGTGAAAGCCCGATCGGTGAGCGCATCATCGTGCATGGCCGGGTGCTGGATGAAAACGCGCGGCCGGTGCCGAATACGCTGGTAGAGATCTGGCAGGCCAACGCTTCTGGCCGCTACCGGCACAAGAAGGACAGCTATCTGGGCGCACTGGATCCGAATTTCGGCGGTTGCGGGCGGGTCCTGACGGATGAAAACGGATGCTATCATTTCCGCACCGTGAAACCCGGCGCCTACCCCTGGCGCAACCGGGTGAACGACTGGCGGCCCGCGCATATCCATGTCTCGGTCTTTGGCACCGGCTTTGCCCAACGGCTGATCACCCAGCTGTATTTCGAGGGCGACCCGCTGATCGTCCGCTGCCCGATTGTGAAC includes these proteins:
- a CDS encoding GNAT family N-acetyltransferase translates to MAIEVQRYAAENASHWDDFLKVSKNGTFLLQRGFMDYHADRFQDHSLMIHEDGKLLAVLPANADGTVLNSHGGLTYGGVISGTKMSAERMLMVFDALAAYLRPAGFTEVNYKAIPYIYHRQPADEDIYALFRQGAQVVRTDVSATIAVPHRLPFGSGKKDGLRKARKAGLEIRESTDWSACWALLTQVLDDRHNARPVHSEAEIQLLAGRFPDRVRMFGAFDSDQMISALVIFDCGQTVHVQYIASSAPGRQNGGVDMIVHHLLDAVFTGRTWFDFGISTTDQGRELNTGLARQKEMFGARSTVYQQYRWQLT
- a CDS encoding glycosyltransferase family 2 protein yields the protein MTQTPAASFILLSYCQEDTIAEAVQSLLDQNCEPIEIIISDDASADGTFEKIKQLAGTYSGPHRIVARRNESNMGVNRHIEHAISLATSDLMIWTAGDDRNAPNRAQRVIDSHRETGAKLLYSDAETVGPDGEPGENAYRRALFYKDFSTEDAATAFSLYLGATAAWHKDLYRKYGGFPKDRAYEDLILGFRALLEDGLHYIPEKLVTYKEDVGISAQLTKKISTLTNQERRTRMLKGQLAVLEQRLADARTFGLAENSPVVRKMTQAAGKIHARLDFYDGIGAVLASRHYGWGAKLQGIASEGMRRLRNR
- a CDS encoding methyl-accepting chemotaxis protein, whose protein sequence is MTAKKKLPAKRGFRLFSSIGAKITLILMAMGAAIAVGGVMVTLVFSQTGRQMEVLTEQKVPRLELSGRLVKAGSRAKDAMIAVLQAGSVDELVQAETEAVAAIAHLENSLAELPAAERAMFRPEADAASEMLSNLIAARKSAFRNQAWIDSQTGSLQTLSQTVQEKLVQVASEASDSLMAGGEDTIGQVDEVLKNLVEQQFGSLQTLLEARADISILSGAALALGHVRDVPTKRALKKMANDALSRLEPVMGRLEELGLDTFRAKKVRAGVELFRYTLTASRKELKDSRKEVLSARNASVRPLTQAMERMVFTLSVAATQASSDNRSAIQGLLDNQVGVLQQLLEINGWISAFQVAALDVAAAHDIDAADAAAAPLQDAAKALQGYAGFNNGVFAQELKDLVGLADPSEGLPVFKVASLEATAAAAAASQATVDAVLEFAHHATSLGAESRLEIASIADGLAAEVKAAQQQLQILAAVAAGVFLASLFLTRILILHPLADISGTTERLAAGNLRPVTGYDRSSDEIFRIATALSVFRDGLVEKAEVEAAADAERDARLAEQTAAVTAIGEGLEQLSQGDLTARIHGEMGEGYTKLRDDFNAALEKLEASVSSLSTSGQSIAGGSTEISSASRDLSERSERTAQTLAGTAAAVNQLSVSITGTAQASGEASASVEAARENASASIEVVKRTYGAMEAIKESSDKISRIIGMIEAIAQQTNLLALNAGVEAARAGTVGKGFAVVASEVRTLAHRSKEAATEISALVDEAGQNVELGADLVEQTRTAIGEISASVDSAADLMKTISQASSEQSGSLQEINSAMSNLDDATTRNAALFEEVTSSSLGLSKEAQAMAGAIGAFRTNTESEAVSGSLEQEDPWRLQA
- a CDS encoding transcriptional regulator codes for the protein MTVLLKICRFGAFGVFHADGTNVQLGAKHQALLALLSSADGGIRTRAFLEKTLWCLAQPEQAKASLRTALSTLRRHLGPEAAKLLYANRERVILDLTRVELDSCAGNAVFMEGFELPHETAFNAWLNEARAEFARGAARPGPQAGTSPGRVILDGLLPSIAVLPFVHRAPGDAVVPLGSLMSEELSRYLSRSWAFSVTSYLASRQFDPETVRPAEVSSVAGVDYLVSGTVSCDGNRFRVEIDLHDAVREKVIWSRSFEGSKGSLMEGRSAVLRNATQQIGQTAAGEAVRLAGFKPLSTLESHTLLMAAISLMQEMDARKFQQAHEILSHLLEREPKHVLPLTWMGFWHVMRVEKGLSPNRGEDSRLASRMAEAAIEAAPGFSLAHTLKGLISSHLTFRFDLAQDAYDLALRDNPNEALALLLKGATLAYQDMPDEAVQMTDAARRLTPLGPQRYYFDALSALAYLSARNFARAIELSERSLEAKGAFPVPLRSKAIALQMSGRGAEARSTVQKLLEAAPEFCLSQFQRDNPAAMSPAGQEWASALRQAGVPE
- a CDS encoding MBL fold metallo-hydrolase, giving the protein MGFTRREFGLSAAAGLAAAAVPGWASARINLGNKRIETVSDGYLTLPPEFLFDGLEPDALQQALEQYGLAAGPLTPEVNVTLLREEGRVVLFDAGAGPGFQDSAGNLSGALDVLGVTPDEVTHVVFTHCHPDHLWGVLDDFDDLLFPGAAYLMGQGEWDYWFDPETADSIGSNRTAMAIGARRRMEQLEDKVQLFRDGEEILPGVAAHATPGHTPGHMSFEVRDGSNSVLVLGDAVGNHHVSFADPGRPVGADQEPQTAAATRMRLLDRLAAEQMQLIGYHLPGGGIGRAERIGSGYRFVPAV
- the pcaQ gene encoding pca operon transcription factor PcaQ, with the translated sequence MRLSSSLKLRHLEVFVEVARKMSVTQAAAALGMTQPAVTRALRELEEVCGKPLVEKHGRGIRLSGYGELFRDHAGRSLALARDGVALLRGLDAADGPLVSIGALPTVAADLVPDTLAQLRGGGAPGRFMVMSGGNQYLIDQLRRGGLDLVVGRMPAPEAMAGVEFDPLYRERVAVVVARDHPLAGAVHVPPTAFEDYPVLMPSEGSIIRPMVERMFLEQGLALPRFPIETVSATFGRRFVLAHQAIWIISHGVVRPELEAGSMAVLPLNTDSTLGPVGLCVRREHRLSAAAQRFCAALRRACTAQGLA
- the pcaC gene encoding 4-carboxymuconolactone decarboxylase, with protein sequence MTQQNRYSQGMQIRRKVLGDAHVERAEAAKTALDAPFQELITEAAWGTVWASDRISLRERSMLTLALLAATGNFDEIPMHIRATARTGASQEDVLEAFQHAAIYAGVPCANRALKLAKQTYAEMESEGGETP
- the pcaH gene encoding protocatechuate 3,4-dioxygenase subunit beta — translated: MTKPQPGEFYQRDRRWHPPALSRDYKTSVTRAPQYPLISLENTASEITGPAFGHNDIAATDNDLLANFAQPGESPIGERIIVHGRVLDENARPVPNTLVEIWQANASGRYRHKKDSYLGALDPNFGGCGRVLTDENGCYHFRTVKPGAYPWRNRVNDWRPAHIHVSVFGTGFAQRLITQLYFEGDPLIVRCPIVNTIPDPEAVQMLIARLDMNATIPLDTIAYRFDIVLRGRRSTLFENRLEGN